The genome window GGCCGTGAAATGCTCATTGCTGCTGCCGCCAAAGAATGGGGCGCACAGCCAAAGGATTGCCGGGTCGATGCCAGCATCGTGTATGGCCCGAGCGATGTATCCATGCCATTCACGCAAGCCGCGAAACTCGCAATCGGACAACCCGTGCCGACGAGCGCACCGCTCAAGCCAGCCAGCGAATTTAAATACATTGGCCAAGCCACCCGTTGCCTCGACACGACAGATATCGTCACCGGTAAAATGACCTTTGGTATCGATGCCTATCCAAAAGACCTTGCCTACGCCGTGCTACTGCGCAGCCCTGTGCACCAAGGACAGCTCAAGAGCTTCGACGCCAGCGCCGCGAAGGCCATGCCTTCAGTTAAAGACATTTTTCAAGTTGGCAATGCCGTCGCAGTCATCGCCACCAACACTTGGGCAGCCATGAATGCCTCACGCGTCGTCTCCGTAAAATGGGACGAAGGTGAAAACGCTACGCTCAATACTGAAACACTCGACCAGCAACGTATTGATGCCGTCACGTCCGGTAACGAAATCACTTTCAAAAAAGGCAATTTCGACAACGCCTATTCCAACGCCGCCATCCAACTGGAATCGGAGTTCTACATCCCCACCATCGCGCATGCCACATTGGAGCCACCCAATTGCACCGCATGGTTCCATAACGGCCGCGTCGAAATATGGGGCAGCTGCCAAATGTTGGGGCGCCTACACAAACAGTTACCACGCATAACGGGGCTGCCACACGAAAAAATCACTTACCATCAGTTACGCATCGGCGGAGGATTTGGCCGAAAGCTTGAGATCGATTATGTCGAAGAAGGCATCGCGATTGCCAAGCAAGTCGACTATCCCGTTAAAATGATCTTCACCCGTGAAGACGACATACGACATGATCGCTACCGAGCGCCCGACCAATACAAGTTCCGCATTGGTCTAAACCAGTCAGGGTTCCCCGAAGCAATTGAAGAAGCCAACGTGCTTAAGCCCAAAAAACGCGCCAGCGAACTCGCTCGATTCTTCGACACCATTGCAATGAAGCACACCACAGTGCCAAGCGGATTACCCAGCGGCTGGCTACGAGCCCCAGGGCACAATGTGACCAGCTTTGCCGAACAGAGCATGATCGATATCATGGCAGAAAAATCAGGCATCGACCCGATCGACTACCAACTCGCGCTACACGGCGACGCCGAAACCGTGCGCAAACTGGGCTGGAAAAACGCGCCCGCAAACATTCCTGAAATCTGCGAACTACTTAAAATCGTTAAGCAGCGCTCCAACTGGAAAGGCGACTCAAACTACGGCTATGGCCTCTCCACCTTTACTGGCTACGGCAGTTACAGCGCAGTCGTCGCACTGGTATCCAAGAGCGGCGGCTCCCGACCGGTCGAACGTGTCTATGCTGCAGTCAATTGCGGCACCGTTATCAATCCACTCGGCGCACACGCTCAAGTCGAGGGCGGTAT of Lentimonas sp. CC4 contains these proteins:
- a CDS encoding molybdopterin cofactor-binding domain-containing protein, producing the protein MKTILCSRRDFLKATGLSAAGLVLGFRAAQAASPADSEFKPNAYIVISEASGVLLYIPIPEIGQNIRTTFAMVLADELGADLNSVTLKQAPPQADIGHQNAGGSNSVRRQYQPLREAAAIGREMLIAAAAKEWGAQPKDCRVDASIVYGPSDVSMPFTQAAKLAIGQPVPTSAPLKPASEFKYIGQATRCLDTTDIVTGKMTFGIDAYPKDLAYAVLLRSPVHQGQLKSFDASAAKAMPSVKDIFQVGNAVAVIATNTWAAMNASRVVSVKWDEGENATLNTETLDQQRIDAVTSGNEITFKKGNFDNAYSNAAIQLESEFYIPTIAHATLEPPNCTAWFHNGRVEIWGSCQMLGRLHKQLPRITGLPHEKITYHQLRIGGGFGRKLEIDYVEEGIAIAKQVDYPVKMIFTREDDIRHDRYRAPDQYKFRIGLNQSGFPEAIEEANVLKPKKRASELARFFDTIAMKHTTVPSGLPSGWLRAPGHNVTSFAEQSMIDIMAEKSGIDPIDYQLALHGDAETVRKLGWKNAPANIPEICELLKIVKQRSNWKGDSNYGYGLSTFTGYGSYSAVVALVSKSGGSRPVERVYAAVNCGTVINPLGAHAQVEGGIIDALGATLYQNITLKKGRVVQSNYHDFKLLRMAEHPEVDVHFVESDAKPQGLGEVSYPAMPAATTNALYAATGKRITKLPLRS